In Spirosoma pollinicola, the genomic window GGCCCATAATGCGGTTCAGCAAGGGTTACCAGCTGTCCGACTTGCCAAAGCTCAGGCAACGCATCAGCTTTTTGAGATAAATAGGGAAATTGATCCATTAGTGAGGCAAGAGGTTGAGCTATGTGGAAACCTTCAAAATGTTTCATAAATGTATAAATTTAAATACTTTTTGACCAAATTATACGGTCAATATTTTATGAATAAAATTTTTCGATCATAGGTCGATGGTGTGGAAAATTTGAATCTCAGCGGTTAAGACTACCAGAAGTTGATCGGTCCGGTAAATGGAATTTGGTTTGTCTTAAGGTACCTGCCAATATTCCGGGAAAATGTTTCGTCAGATAGGGTGTACTAATTGATAATCAGCAATTTAACTAGACGCCAACATCCCTCTTGCTACGAATGTTAATGGTTCGCCACTGCGGCAACTCCACTATTTTCATTGGATTTGTTCAGGTTAGCTCACTGATTCGCTGAATAGACTGAACCTTAATTGCTGAACAGGTTCGATTAACTAATTTGAGCACTCAAGAATGATTCTTTTGATCCTAGTCATGCTCGGTGAATGGTACATTCATACGTACGTTTCACTTTACTTCCTCATGACTCTCACAGAAATCCTACCCGCCGATCTTGTCCTATAACGTGCTTAAAATCAGAGTAATACTGCTGGCATATGAAACATTTTCCCGAAATGTTGGCAGGTACCCAATATCCTCGACGTTAAAGAGATGCGGCTTAACAACGAGTTTTGCTAACTCGTCTAAAGCATTTTTTTGACCATGAGCCGTTACCATGATAGAGTTGGATTAGTTAAGTACATCCAAATTCGTACCTATTCACTTGTAATGGCAACAAAAGTTGGCGAAATAGCCTAATTAGTTGGTGAGGGGGTGAATGTCTTGTTTTAGGGGGTGAAGTGTAGGTATTCGCTCATCAGTAAGATACAATCTTACACATTTGATACTGTGTTGGGAGTTTTGCGAAATAGAGGTAAGTAGTCAGATAGGAGAGGAGTTAGTCTCACAAGCTCATATGCACCACTGAAAATTAGACTTTGATTTGTGAGATAACAAACGATTCCAAATGACAGATTTTGTACAAAGTGGCAAACGACTCATTATTTAATTTGCTAGTCGTTGCGTTCCGTCCATTGATAGCAAGCACTTGTCTTGTTAAACCGTCGCACAAACACATTCCCATTGATAGCCGTAGTTTTTTCTTCAGGTACGCCAGCACAACTCGCTCGGACTTCCACGTAGACCTTTTGATTAGCTTTTAAGAGAGAATCGGGCAGAGTCAAGGCATATCCAGCGGGAATGCCGTTCACTTGAGGATGGGTATAGGGAGCTTGCTGAGCGGAATCGGCTAGAATATAGACCATCCAACTAAGTCGAATAGTTGTATCTGAACTTTCAATTGATGAAGTCCTAATGGTTAATCCTTGGCTAGGATTATAACACACTGGATCAACAAAAATATGAGCCGGTTTATCGCAAAAGTCGGGCAGTTTAGGCGCTGGACAACTCGTCATTCCCAACGTACCCACTAGTAAAGTCCCAAGATAAGTGAGTTTCATAACATATGTTTATTCGCTTAACGTAGGGGATTTTAACTGTAGTATAAGTGCCATTATGATTACCGAAAGCCTTGATTCTACAAAATATAATGACGGATTTTGTATGAAACAGCAAACATACTCAAAGATGCTATGTAGAAGACATCAGCCATGAGCTTTCAACTTATTCCGGCGTAATTACAGACTCGCCACAATCTGCTTATAATTACTTGCTTGTTTTTGATATTGGTGATTCGAATGAACAACTCGTCCATTTTGACTTATAGTTTGACGGCAATAAAGCAGATTTGTAAATACTGGTGTTGGTAAACGAAACCTTAGGTAACTATTCTTTTTGGGATATTCTTGTCCCTTAAACTGATGGGCCTTTTACAAAAGCCACTGGCCATAAGTTAACCTGAAGGAAAAGCTTCAATTAGTTTTTCTTCAAGATGATCTTGATGGTATGCTGCTTACCTGGAAATAGATAGCCATCAAACTGGTAACCTGATGTGATATTAATACTGGCGTCCGGGATGATTGCCTGGACCGTATCGACTGAATAGGACTGTCCTGAATTTTAAAGTCGAAGGCCCATCGCAGTTCATAGCCTAAGCCACCTAATCCCTCGGATAAAAACAGGCCTTGGTAGGCAAAAGCCCCATTTTTATCGGTGCGAAAATCTTGCTGAGACACTAAGTTACTGCCACCAAAAGTTGACCCATTCTTAGCCAATACGCTGAGCGGATAATTCTCAACGGGTTTTCCCGTATTGAGTTGAACCGTTCCTGTTATTGACGTTTGTTTATCAACGGCCGTAAAGCCACAGCTTAAACTGCCGGTGAGTATGGCCAAAAGCAGGCTATGCTTTACTGCTTTTATCGTTTCCATCTTCTAAAGACCAGAAAAAGGGTTTAACCGTTGGAAATGTGTTGTATAAGTGGCGCAGCGGCAGACCGCAGCCACATTACTTATACAATCTGAATGAGAATAATACAATTTATACGGATTACTAGACAGGTGTGAGGATTTATGTACGACTTTGCAACGCGACCCTAGACATCTAATTTTTGAAAACAATCAATCATCTAAGATTTGAACAATTGGTAGCAAACCAGTATAAACATCGTTGTTTAAAAAAGTAGCTGGGTCGGGGTTGTGTCCCGAAAATGAATTAACACATCGAAGTGGCCGGTCAAGGCAGTTATAGTATAGTATTTCTCAGGGTGAGTTTCATCAAAAACGGCACCCGCATCGAACATTGGGTGCTTGGCGTTCAGCCAGTTGGTTAATACGGTGTCTGGCTGAGGCTGGTACAGGTTCAATGCAAACGTAGCGTACTGCCCTTTACCTAGCAGGTAGTTGAACGAATTGTTTACCCCTTCCGTACGGATCGAGAGGGATTTTAAGCGGCCAATACCTTGAGAGCCGTCGATGGCTGTAAACGAACCGTTGGTGAACAGTTGACCCACGATCAGGTATTTCGTCGTCAATTGCTTTTTCAACACAGCGCCCATCGTGGGCAGGTTACAAGACGCAACAGGCATATTGGCCATGTGATAATTATGAGCCCACAAGCTTACCTTGCCAATGTTCATTCTGGTCAACAGCCATTGCACATTCTCGGCCATATACTGATCCCGTTTGGCACCCGAGTTACAGGTGCTGCCATCGCCTAAATCCTGCTGTTGAATGAGCACGCGAGCTGCCTGCCGAGCAATCTCATACTCCATACGTCCGCCCGCAGCAACCCATCTACCTTCATTGGCCACAAACCGATTAGACAATACGGCCAAACCCTGGGCATACTGCTGCCGAAGCGGATCGGTCGTTGACAACTTGCTCACAAGCGCATATTGACTAACCAGGGAATCAACTTTTGATAAAGAAGCGGGGTCAACCTTAGTCAAAAACTCAGTGAGCAAGGGAAATTCGTCATCCGCATACTGGCAATCAAAACCGTAGAAGGATAGTTGCTGGTCGGCTGATTTACCAGTATTGTAGTCTTTCATCCACTGGAGCAACTCGCGTACCTCGTCGGTTGACCACGTCCAGAAATACATGCTTTTAGCCGCTTCGGCTGCTGAAGCTAGTCCCGTACTCTGGCCATGAATAAACCGGTTTACCATCACTGAGCGGCCGAAACTAGCTTCAAAGGCGATGGTCTGATGGCCATGTTTCTGAACCAGGTAGCGAAACAGGCGGTCTTTCATTCGAAAAAACTCACGCGTCCCGTGGGTGCCTTCGCCCATACCCACCACCTGTGCTTTGGCTAGAACGGTATCCAGAGGGGCTAGCTCAGTAAACTCCCGTGTCGGGTCAGCATCCTGTAAGGGCAGAATGACTTTATTCAACGCCTGTACAACCCGGATCTTGTCCGCAGATAAGTCGGCTAATGGATCAGGTTCCGCCTTTTGGCAACTGGTCACCAACAGGCTGAAGCCAAGAGAGAACAGAAGGTGAAAAGCAGGGTAGGGCCTTTGCATAACCGAATCAGGGAGTGAAAGCTATTAGATAACTATCAATGGTTGCCGCTTCCTTAATTCACCGATAAGGTAACATCGTCGTAATAAACTGTACCTGTCGTTTTTGGTAAGAAAAAGAAGATCACATATAAGTTTTGGGTATTAGCCGGAAATGAATCAAAGGTTAGGGTGTATTCTTTGAAATCATTGGTTCCTGTAATGGCTACTTTCCCTCGGGTTTCAGTAAAAAAAGCCGATGCGTAATTATCGTTGACTCCCTTATAACCCCCCATCGCCATAGAAATGCCTTCACCCTGCATGTTAACGGTCTTAATTTTTGCCTTTAAGGTCAATTTGGCACCAGTCGGAATAGGTGTAGAAGATGTAGTAAGCGACTGTTGAAAAAGTTGATAAGTCGAGTCACTCGGGGCGGCACTGCAACTAACCTTTATAGAATGGGTGGGTGATGAGGCTGCTTCGGTTGAGTAATCGACTGTGTAACTAGTAGGACGAGTAACAGAGTTTTTACTAACATCCGATATCCATGTTGAGTAGGGGGATGTTTCGAAGTCGCCACCGGTAAGCACATTGGCAATGGTCTGCGGTTGGGCATCGTCCTTTTTACAGGAGTTTAATAAAACGCTACTGCTGAGTATGAATAGGAATATCTTAGTCGCTTTCATCAAAAAAATGTAACTATGTAGTTGAATAGTATTAAAAAGTCCGGTTACTCAATTAACTACTTAGCTTAAAAGAAGTTGATTACACCTATAGTTAACTTATTGATCAATTTGATCAAAGAGGCTAGCTTTACCTAGTTCCACTATTGAGATTGATTCACCTTATCTAGCTGAGCGATCAAGAATTTTGACAAGCTTCAGTTGACTATTATCTACTGTTTATCTGATTAACGGCCTTTGACCCAGAAAGGCCACAGAACCAACCTCATCCTATAAATCAAAGATGTGCTTATAGTGTAATATTAAACGCTCCTGCTTGAGACGAAGAAAGTCGGATGTATCTGCTTCTTAAAATGGGCGTTTTTTGAAACACTGCTACTTTGTAGTGCTTAGAAAAACGTAAACTAACTAACCTTGCCTTCTGTCTTACAGCTATAAAACAGCTTTTGTTCTTGTGTTACATTTTGTAGTATTTAATATAGTTCTGATTGTATAACAGAAAAATAGGTTCTCTTGACTAGAACCATTGAGTTATATTCAGTTACTGAAATATTAAGCACCTCACTTATACAACACGAGAAATGATATTTTTTATTAGTCTGTTGATCTTTTTAGCTAAGCCAATTCCGATTAGTGTTATTGAGCAGCAGACTAATTCCTTTTCGGTCAATAAACCGGAGGATAGCTTAACGATCCAGTATGTTGATCTCCGAATAAATCCATTGCTTTTTTCCGAGGTAAAGAAATATATTAAAGAACAGCAGGATAGTAGTCAACTATTTAAAGATGGGTTTGGCTATTTAACAATAGCCGGAATTAAACTGGTTCGTAATGGTAGCCCTATTGAGGTTGGTTCCTTTAAGGAGCATCTAAAAGATGTTGAACTTGAATTTACTATTGGCCTTAGTAGCTTTTACCCAGCACAGAACATAGGCAAGCCACTTTATTATTCATTCGTGGAGAGTAGACTAATCCTTATTTATGATCAGAATGTGAGATGGATACATCAAAACTCCTATTCAACTGCTAGCATAAGCAAACTCAAAGAGCTCGTCAAACAGACACTCATGCCGGTTTTCGATCCTGACTTCACATTTAAAACTCTTCATGGAGATAGTATGGTGCTTACACCCGAACGTAGAGAGCAAATGAGTCAAGAACAGATCTTGGAAATGGCCGCTTCAACTTTATCAAAGCTTAAAACGGTTATCGAGTATGTTGATGGGAGTATTTCCTACCGCTATGTCCAGTTAGGAAAAGTGCGTTAAATATTATTATTCTTACATATTGAAAGCTGTACTGCACGTTTCGTAATTAAAATTTTCCCTTTGCATAACTAAGGTGGCTGTTGCAAAAGTAGGTAAGTATAAAATGAACTGTGTTAAAAGTCAAGCCATCGAGCGTAAAATAAGCTGGTAATGGGGACTTTTAATCTTTATCGAACTTTATAATGACTGACGATATAGCCGCA contains:
- a CDS encoding peptidase associated/transthyretin-like domain-containing protein gives rise to the protein METIKAVKHSLLLAILTGSLSCGFTAVDKQTSITGTVQLNTGKPVENYPLSVLAKNGSTFGGSNLVSQQDFRTDKNGAFAYQGLFLSEGLGGLGYELRWAFDFKIQDSPIQSIRSRQSSRTPVLISHQVTSLMAIYFQVSSIPSRSS
- a CDS encoding erythromycin esterase family protein; the encoded protein is MQRPYPAFHLLFSLGFSLLVTSCQKAEPDPLADLSADKIRVVQALNKVILPLQDADPTREFTELAPLDTVLAKAQVVGMGEGTHGTREFFRMKDRLFRYLVQKHGHQTIAFEASFGRSVMVNRFIHGQSTGLASAAEAAKSMYFWTWSTDEVRELLQWMKDYNTGKSADQQLSFYGFDCQYADDEFPLLTEFLTKVDPASLSKVDSLVSQYALVSKLSTTDPLRQQYAQGLAVLSNRFVANEGRWVAAGGRMEYEIARQAARVLIQQQDLGDGSTCNSGAKRDQYMAENVQWLLTRMNIGKVSLWAHNYHMANMPVASCNLPTMGAVLKKQLTTKYLIVGQLFTNGSFTAIDGSQGIGRLKSLSIRTEGVNNSFNYLLGKGQYATFALNLYQPQPDTVLTNWLNAKHPMFDAGAVFDETHPEKYYTITALTGHFDVLIHFRDTTPTQLLF